The Poecilia reticulata strain Guanapo unplaced genomic scaffold, Guppy_female_1.0+MT scaffold_155, whole genome shotgun sequence genome includes a region encoding these proteins:
- the skp1 gene encoding S-phase kinase-associated protein 1, with translation MPTIKLQSSDGEIFEVDVEIAKQSVTIKTMLEDLGMDDEGDDDPVPLPNVNAAILKKVIQWCTHHKDDPPPPEDDENKEKRTDDIPVWDQEFLKVDQGTLFELILVK, from the exons ATGCCCACGATAAAACTCCAGAGCTCTGATGGGGAAATCTTTGAGGTGGACGTTGAGATCGCCAAGCAGTCCGTCACCATCAAGACCATGTTGGAAG ATTTGGGAATGGATGATGAAGGAGACGATGACCCCGTCCCCCTCCCTAATGTGAACGCTGCCATTCTCAAGaag GTGATTCAGTGGTGCACCCATCACAAAGACGACCCCCCTCCCCCTGAGGACGACGAGAACAAGGAGAAGAGGACGGACGACATTCCTGTTTGGGACCAGGAGTTCCTCAAAGTGGACCAAGGCACCTTGTTTGAACTCATCCTggtaaaataa